Proteins from one Chloroflexota bacterium genomic window:
- the infC gene encoding translation initiation factor IF-3: MCFDVLFWKEPPIRDKLRINNRIRVREVRLIDENGTQVGIITTRDALDMAHDRDLDLVEVAPNASPPVCRLMDYGKYRYEQTKKEREARKNQKQVELKEIRMQPRTDTHDLQVKVNNARRFLEEGHKVKFSVRFRGREITHPEIGREMLEQIAEDLRDHGVLEQKPTLEGRAYSLIMAPSPSKTQPAKRSDKPAPPLSSLGDIDFDAEDEDQQAG, from the coding sequence TTGTGTTTTGATGTCCTTTTTTGGAAGGAGCCTCCTATCAGAGACAAGCTACGAATCAATAATCGGATTCGCGTGCGTGAAGTGCGTCTGATCGACGAAAACGGGACCCAAGTTGGGATCATCACCACCCGTGATGCGCTCGACATGGCACATGACCGCGATCTCGACTTAGTTGAGGTTGCCCCGAATGCTAGCCCGCCGGTTTGCCGCCTTATGGATTACGGCAAATACCGCTACGAGCAAACCAAGAAAGAACGCGAAGCCCGCAAGAATCAAAAACAGGTCGAACTGAAAGAGATTCGCATGCAGCCGCGCACCGACACCCATGACTTGCAGGTTAAGGTGAACAATGCTCGCCGTTTCCTCGAAGAAGGGCACAAAGTGAAGTTCTCGGTACGTTTCCGTGGGCGCGAAATCACTCACCCTGAAATTGGCCGCGAAATGCTCGAGCAAATTGCCGAGGATTTACGCGATCATGGGGTGCTTGAGCAAAAACCTACGCTCGAAGGTCGGGCCTATTCGTTGATCATGGCCCCATCACCAAGCAAAACGCAGCCCGCGAAACGTAGCGATAAACCGGCTCCACCATTATCATCATTAGGAGATATTGATTTCGATGCCGAAGATGAAGACCAACAAGCAGGCTAA
- a CDS encoding RusA family crossover junction endodeoxyribonuclease: MVVQFSLPLPPSINSQYVTVGNRRVLSREAQVFKRQVKRQLALLQQRDTISEQFLALAHQGYLAMFLDFYFETPLRRDLDGGLKITQDSICTSLGINDNRVVDIHLVKRIDPLHPRLEVELEALSDWQFEHDRQVLIK, encoded by the coding sequence GTGGTTGTTCAATTTAGTTTGCCATTACCACCATCAATCAACAGCCAATATGTGACGGTTGGCAATCGCCGTGTGCTGAGTCGCGAAGCCCAAGTTTTCAAACGCCAAGTTAAACGCCAACTAGCGCTCTTACAACAACGCGACACCATCTCCGAGCAATTTCTGGCCCTCGCCCACCAAGGCTATTTGGCAATGTTCCTCGATTTTTATTTTGAAACGCCATTACGCCGTGATCTTGATGGCGGTCTGAAAATTACTCAAGATAGTATCTGTACTAGCCTTGGGATCAACGATAATCGGGTTGTCGATATTCATCTGGTCAAACGAATTGACCCGTTGCATCCGCGCTTAGAAGTGGAGCTAGAAGCGCTCAGCGATTGGCAATTTGAACATGATCGCCAAGTATTGATTAAATAA
- the rplT gene encoding 50S ribosomal protein L20 translates to MARIKRGIMTHKRHKKLLKQAKGFRGSRSHNYKTAHEAVMKALSYAFRDRRNRKRDFRRLWIVRINAAARLNGVSYSNLINGLNKAGIVIDRRQLADLAVRDAAAFTAIVAQAKQALA, encoded by the coding sequence ATGGCACGTATCAAACGTGGCATTATGACGCACAAGCGTCACAAGAAGCTTTTGAAGCAAGCCAAGGGTTTCCGTGGCAGTCGTTCTCACAACTATAAGACCGCTCACGAAGCAGTGATGAAGGCGCTCTCATACGCCTTCCGCGACCGCCGCAACCGCAAACGCGATTTCCGCCGCTTGTGGATCGTGCGGATCAACGCTGCCGCTCGCTTGAACGGCGTAAGCTATAGCAATTTGATCAATGGCTTGAACAAGGCTGGGATCGTGATCGATCGCCGCCAATTGGCCGACTTGGCTGTCCGCGATGCTGCCGCTTTCACGGCAATTGTCGCTCAAGCTAAGCAAGCATTGGCCTAG
- the purF gene encoding amidophosphoribosyltransferase produces MFSDSPHEECGVFGIYAPSEDVARITFFSLYALQHRGQESAGIAVSDGKTINTHKEMGLVSQIFDERSLRHLKGHIAIGHTRYSTTGSSQVINAQPFTMHTLLGPLAVGHNGNLTNAASLRRQLMERGVGLMTSSDSEVATMLLAGLEGNTWSQRIDAFTNCVEGAYCLTVLTRDALYAVRDPWGLRPLCLGRFGDAGWVVASESCAFDTIGAEFIREIDPGEVLQIDRDGPRTIAKHPAQQQAFCLFEYIYFSRPDSYLQGQLIHEVRMRLGHELAREAPADADLVIGVPDSALPAALGFSQASGIPYGDGLIKNRYIGRTFIQPDQRLRQQGVALKLNPLPNVLNGKRVILIDDTIVRGTTSGPIIKLLRKAGATEVHMRVSAPPIRHPCFMGVDMATQPELIAFNKTEAEICETIGADSLAYLSMEGLLRATRRDPNGFCGACFSGKYPFPIHEAGKEIFELTSV; encoded by the coding sequence ATGTTCAGTGATTCGCCCCACGAGGAATGCGGCGTTTTTGGGATTTACGCTCCCAGCGAAGATGTAGCACGCATCACATTTTTCAGTTTATACGCTTTGCAGCACCGTGGTCAGGAAAGCGCAGGGATTGCGGTTTCCGATGGCAAGACCATCAATACTCACAAAGAAATGGGCTTGGTATCGCAGATTTTCGATGAGCGTTCGCTGCGCCATCTCAAAGGTCATATTGCGATTGGCCATACCCGCTATTCAACTACTGGTTCATCACAAGTAATCAATGCCCAACCATTTACAATGCACACGTTGCTTGGCCCACTGGCAGTTGGCCACAACGGCAACCTGACCAATGCTGCCTCGCTGCGCCGTCAATTGATGGAACGTGGTGTCGGGTTAATGACATCTTCTGATAGTGAAGTGGCAACGATGCTGCTTGCTGGCCTTGAAGGCAATACCTGGTCGCAACGCATCGATGCCTTTACCAATTGTGTCGAAGGTGCTTATTGTCTGACAGTCTTGACCCGCGATGCGCTTTATGCAGTACGCGACCCGTGGGGCTTGCGGCCATTATGCCTTGGGCGTTTTGGCGATGCCGGCTGGGTCGTGGCCTCGGAATCATGCGCCTTCGATACAATTGGCGCTGAATTTATCCGCGAGATCGATCCTGGCGAAGTTTTGCAGATTGATCGTGATGGCCCACGCACGATTGCCAAACATCCTGCTCAGCAGCAAGCCTTTTGTTTATTTGAATATATTTATTTCTCGCGTCCCGATAGCTATCTGCAAGGCCAATTAATCCATGAAGTGCGCATGCGCTTAGGCCATGAATTGGCGCGGGAAGCCCCAGCTGATGCCGATTTAGTAATTGGCGTGCCCGATTCGGCCTTGCCAGCAGCGCTAGGTTTTTCGCAGGCCAGCGGCATTCCCTATGGCGACGGCTTGATCAAAAATCGCTATATTGGCCGCACGTTTATTCAGCCCGATCAACGTTTGCGCCAGCAAGGCGTTGCGCTCAAGCTCAATCCATTGCCAAATGTACTCAATGGCAAGCGGGTAATTTTAATCGATGATACGATTGTACGCGGCACAACCAGCGGGCCAATTATCAAGCTTTTGCGCAAAGCTGGGGCTACCGAAGTGCATATGCGGGTGTCTGCGCCGCCAATTCGCCACCCATGTTTTATGGGCGTAGATATGGCGACTCAGCCCGAACTGATTGCCTTCAACAAAACTGAGGCCGAAATTTGCGAGACGATCGGGGCTGATTCGTTGGCGTATCTTTCGATGGAAGGGCTGCTGCGAGCTACCCGCCGCGATCCCAATGGCTTCTGTGGGGCATGTTTCAGTGGCAAGTATCCTTTCCCAATCCACGAAGCTGGCAAGGAAATTTTCGAACTGACCAGCGTCTAA
- a CDS encoding M14 family metallopeptidase, producing the protein MPEIDYTRYYRFAELVEALEGFAAEYPDLISLQSIGKSYEGRDLWLATITNAATGGPREKPAFWVDANIHASEVTGAMAGLHLIDTLLKGYGNDAECTRLLDRTTFYILPRFNPDGAERALTTPYVVRSSVRPYPYAERIDGLYQEDINGDGIILQMRLVDPNGDWRVSEHDPRVMVKRKPHEIGGTYYRILPEGLIQNYDGVNIKLSRAVEGLDINRNFPVDWRPEAEQYGAGPYPTSEPEIRAVVQFIVDHPEIHSGLTYHTYSGVLLRPYGDRADDQMNLHDLDVFKALGKHGTELTGWPSVSVYHDFRYHPKDVITGVFDDWVYDHLGMFAWTVEFWDLVGSAGIKDRKFIEWFKEHPEEDDLKIMQWVDQHGEGLCFYNWTAFEHPQLGPVEIGGWHPMYAFRNPPPAKLLETIAPVTQFALAHAAIAPFTTISSFELEALGDNVYRLQAVVQNEGYLPSYGSQKGRERKATLPLEALLNLPEGASLKLGQAKTTIGDLEGRSGRVSFFGFSNGSTTDRSKVEWVVHVPNPGVIELTIQGGRGGTARAKLEI; encoded by the coding sequence TACTAATGCTGCAACTGGCGGGCCACGCGAAAAGCCAGCCTTTTGGGTTGATGCCAATATTCATGCCAGCGAAGTAACTGGCGCAATGGCTGGCTTGCATTTGATCGATACGCTGCTCAAAGGTTATGGCAACGATGCCGAATGTACGCGGTTGCTTGATCGCACGACCTTTTACATTTTGCCACGCTTCAATCCTGATGGAGCTGAACGCGCCTTAACCACGCCCTATGTGGTGCGTTCGAGCGTGCGGCCTTATCCCTATGCTGAACGCATCGATGGCTTGTATCAAGAAGACATCAACGGCGATGGGATTATTTTGCAGATGCGCTTGGTTGATCCCAACGGCGATTGGCGGGTTTCCGAGCATGATCCACGGGTGATGGTCAAACGCAAGCCCCATGAAATTGGCGGCACCTACTATCGAATTCTGCCCGAAGGCTTGATTCAAAATTACGATGGGGTCAATATCAAACTGAGTCGTGCAGTCGAAGGCTTGGATATCAACCGTAACTTTCCAGTTGATTGGCGGCCTGAAGCTGAGCAATATGGCGCTGGCCCCTACCCAACCTCTGAGCCAGAAATCCGTGCTGTGGTGCAATTTATCGTCGATCACCCCGAAATTCATAGTGGCTTGACCTACCACACCTATTCGGGCGTGCTACTACGACCGTATGGCGACCGCGCTGATGATCAGATGAATTTGCACGATCTTGATGTGTTTAAGGCGTTGGGCAAGCATGGAACCGAGTTAACTGGCTGGCCTAGCGTTTCGGTCTACCACGATTTTCGTTACCACCCCAAAGATGTGATTACCGGGGTGTTTGATGATTGGGTCTACGATCACTTGGGTATGTTTGCCTGGACAGTCGAATTTTGGGATTTAGTTGGTTCGGCAGGGATCAAAGATCGCAAATTTATCGAGTGGTTCAAAGAGCACCCTGAAGAAGATGATCTTAAAATTATGCAATGGGTTGATCAGCATGGCGAGGGCTTGTGCTTCTACAATTGGACAGCTTTCGAGCATCCTCAACTTGGCCCAGTTGAAATCGGCGGCTGGCATCCGATGTATGCCTTCCGTAATCCACCACCAGCCAAATTGCTTGAAACGATTGCGCCTGTAACCCAATTTGCCTTAGCTCATGCCGCGATTGCTCCATTCACCACGATTAGCAGCTTTGAGCTTGAGGCCTTGGGCGATAATGTCTATCGGCTGCAAGCAGTGGTGCAAAATGAGGGTTATTTGCCAAGTTATGGTTCGCAAAAAGGCCGCGAACGTAAAGCCACCTTGCCACTCGAAGCCTTGCTGAACTTGCCTGAAGGAGCAAGCCTCAAACTAGGCCAAGCCAAAACAACGATTGGCGATTTGGAAGGTCGCTCTGGACGGGTTTCGTTCTTTGGCTTTAGCAATGGCTCAACCACTGATCGTAGCAAAGTCGAATGGGTGGTGCATGTGCCCAATCCTGGGGTGATTGAATTGACCATCCAAGGCGGTCGCGGTGGTACTGCCCGCGCCAAACTCGAAATCTAA
- a CDS encoding RNA methyltransferase — protein sequence MIDLITSTANHHVKYLRSLLRSRKDRHNERRFVVEGVRLVGEALNFATPSLLLYVTEQLASTERGQHLLDQIPQLPNAFATTPAILAGLSDVETPQGIIAVVPMPQFTRQSASLILMLDGVQDPGNVGTLLRSAEAAGVGQVLCLQGTADVWSPKVVRSGMGVHFRLPIVDGLNWETALPLIEHCQQRFAAVQDSALAYDQADLTQPTLLIIGNEANGVSATTLSYASTITIPMLGSLESLNAAVAGSVLLFEAARQRRLK from the coding sequence GTGATTGACCTCATTACCAGCACTGCTAATCATCACGTTAAATACCTGCGTTCGTTGTTGCGCTCCCGCAAGGATCGCCATAATGAACGCAGGTTTGTTGTTGAAGGGGTACGCTTGGTTGGTGAAGCGCTCAATTTTGCTACACCAAGTTTGCTGCTCTATGTGACTGAGCAGTTGGCTAGCACCGAACGCGGCCAGCACTTGCTCGATCAAATTCCTCAATTGCCCAATGCTTTCGCCACAACCCCAGCAATTTTGGCTGGCCTCAGCGATGTTGAGACCCCCCAAGGCATCATCGCGGTTGTACCAATGCCGCAATTCACCCGCCAATCAGCCTCATTAATCTTGATGCTCGATGGCGTGCAAGATCCTGGCAATGTTGGCACGTTATTGCGTTCAGCCGAAGCCGCTGGCGTTGGCCAAGTGTTGTGTTTGCAGGGCACTGCCGATGTGTGGAGTCCTAAAGTTGTGCGTTCGGGCATGGGCGTGCATTTTCGGCTGCCAATCGTCGATGGCTTAAATTGGGAAACAGCCTTGCCGCTGATTGAGCATTGCCAACAACGCTTCGCGGCGGTGCAGGATTCAGCATTGGCCTACGATCAAGCTGATTTGACCCAACCAACGCTGTTGATTATCGGCAACGAGGCTAATGGCGTTTCAGCCACCACCCTCAGCTATGCCAGCACGATCACCATCCCCATGCTTGGCTCGCTCGAATCGTTGAATGCCGCCGTTGCTGGCAGCGTGCTATTATTCGAGGCCGCCCGCCAACGCCGACTAAAGTAA
- a CDS encoding sortase — MVQPPTIDSTHDDLGLLQELLAAPPPVRSSLHRPAQLRSLKEERKTALQGYRFRGVLDAILVRSERLLIVGVIIFFGYWVVNIYGRDWWYARNNPAAPAVAWEALAPGASAAELDRVLGQQLPVIAPAISAAAPDYLVPAQAFILPPASPTPTPDPMSFIPKRMIVPTMELDSPVREVFLRDGIWEVADYAVGYHHGTALPGKGNSVFAGHAGIRGSVFARLNELQIGQDIYVETADTRYHYQVQTIQQVWPNQVEVMYPTEQAIITMITCTAWDTQRLVVKARLIDQAALSS, encoded by the coding sequence GTGGTACAACCGCCAACCATCGATTCGACACACGACGATTTGGGCTTGCTTCAAGAATTGCTGGCAGCACCACCACCAGTGCGTTCGTCATTGCATCGGCCAGCCCAACTCCGTTCGCTCAAAGAAGAGCGGAAGACTGCACTTCAGGGTTATCGTTTCCGTGGGGTGCTTGACGCTATTTTAGTGCGCTCGGAACGTTTGTTGATTGTTGGGGTAATCATCTTTTTTGGTTATTGGGTGGTCAACATCTACGGACGAGATTGGTGGTATGCCCGTAACAATCCGGCGGCTCCAGCTGTGGCTTGGGAAGCACTCGCCCCGGGAGCTAGTGCCGCTGAACTTGATCGAGTACTAGGCCAACAATTACCAGTAATTGCTCCCGCCATCAGTGCGGCTGCACCCGATTATCTTGTGCCTGCTCAGGCGTTTATTTTGCCACCTGCATCGCCAACCCCAACGCCTGATCCCATGAGCTTTATTCCCAAACGGATGATCGTGCCAACAATGGAGCTTGATAGTCCGGTGCGTGAAGTATTTTTGCGCGATGGTATTTGGGAAGTTGCCGATTATGCTGTGGGTTATCATCATGGCACGGCCTTACCAGGCAAAGGGAATAGCGTTTTTGCTGGGCATGCAGGTATTCGTGGTAGTGTTTTCGCCCGCCTGAATGAACTTCAGATTGGTCAAGATATCTACGTCGAAACTGCCGATACCCGTTATCATTATCAAGTCCAAACAATTCAACAAGTTTGGCCAAACCAAGTCGAAGTTATGTATCCAACCGAGCAAGCAATTATCACGATGATCACATGTACTGCGTGGGACACCCAACGGTTGGTGGTCAAAGCTCGGCTGATTGATCAGGCAGCGCTCTCCTCTTAA
- a CDS encoding C25 family cysteine peptidase: protein MLQRWLIGCLVVSLMLIRQPVVAQITTATLTLQRHDQQLYINVQLPKPTLQTNSINIAGWQNDATPDQPALPRSTHWLVVPAGYQLRLKSINPQQLQRYHQQLSLNPSSGWQVDPLAPSKAIALSAPSAAVKQAQYPTTWASLGQSVQVREQQLVPLTIFGAQWQPSKQQVVVPSSIDIALEFVASAEQRSLRADPFWNQLLRQQVLNPSDLQNPALRPTFTTTTPVTNGVRVSFANPGISEIRWSDLQAAGVPSQWLNQSANLQLWQGRNQLPRLLTATGMIFYLPPYNRDQSHQGRVIVRWNAQQPGNVLVSESVNSANPNLSYYSETLRLEEQKLYLSAFPASGTNRWWWQYWYSPGSGQSAQPLQINWNLDNAARFDQPARLRLRLHGGKLGNRHQAEIRLNNRLLTTVTMTGFQLLEPTINLPSGWLSTTNQLTITPMSTERETSFLDWVELEYQRQAQAVAGQLQWSSSQANQSISNITSENPLLFDVQTPLAPRRLIGWNLQQGQLSWQTSGNRRYLVQSQRQTPLSSVWFSQPDLSSSQQADYLLISYNPANSTSWSDALQPLIAQRASQGLKPLLIDVQQIYDQFGDGRVDQQAIADFIKYAYRNWQAPAPSFVVLVGDGTADPHDYADIIGRPVTNFIPPYLADVDPWLRETAADNRYVTVAGNDNLPDLFLGRIPARSLSDVEHVVAKILSYEATPDNADWLDKLLFIADDPDVSGDFPWLSNEVVEILPPTVDDQQLYYTPNTNLTNFRAEIVNQINAGQFLVNYVGHAGIDVWADPTIFNQQSIASLSNSALPLMLSLSCYAGHYQQNDLESLAEMLVLKPEHGAVGMWAASGLGIAHGHDYLNRGFVNSIINDGWRLVGPATIQGKLDLAAANISPDLLDTFTFFGDPALRLPLPTSNTWQPQADYYEVLQYSQANRLTPLANDQANFSQIISLEQPQHGQVWLDADQRSVRYTPDPVYNGLDSFRYQVRNLSLNQTLSATVTISVTAIAPQLYLPLAIADY from the coding sequence ATGCTACAACGTTGGTTAATTGGTTGTTTGGTTGTGTCGCTGATGCTGATTCGGCAGCCCGTGGTTGCCCAAATTACCACGGCAACGCTTACGCTGCAACGCCACGACCAACAACTGTATATCAACGTGCAATTACCTAAACCAACCCTGCAAACCAATAGCATCAACATTGCAGGCTGGCAAAATGATGCCACGCCTGATCAGCCCGCCTTACCGCGATCAACCCACTGGTTAGTTGTGCCAGCAGGCTACCAACTCAGACTAAAATCGATTAATCCCCAACAGCTACAACGCTATCATCAACAACTAAGCCTCAATCCCAGCAGTGGTTGGCAGGTTGATCCACTCGCACCAAGCAAGGCCATAGCGCTAAGCGCACCCAGCGCAGCCGTCAAACAAGCTCAATATCCAACAACATGGGCCAGCCTTGGTCAGAGCGTCCAAGTGCGCGAGCAACAACTTGTGCCGCTAACGATTTTTGGGGCGCAATGGCAACCAAGCAAACAGCAAGTAGTTGTACCAAGCTCAATCGATATAGCTCTAGAATTCGTGGCAAGTGCCGAGCAACGCAGCTTGCGAGCTGATCCATTTTGGAATCAACTGCTGCGCCAACAAGTGCTCAATCCTAGCGATCTACAAAATCCAGCATTACGCCCAACCTTTACCACCACCACGCCAGTAACCAATGGGGTGCGAGTGAGTTTTGCCAACCCTGGTATCAGCGAAATTCGTTGGAGCGATTTGCAAGCGGCGGGCGTACCAAGCCAATGGCTCAATCAATCGGCCAATTTACAACTATGGCAAGGGCGTAATCAACTGCCACGGTTGCTGACTGCGACTGGCATGATTTTTTATCTACCGCCCTACAATCGCGATCAAAGCCACCAAGGCAGAGTGATTGTGCGCTGGAATGCGCAGCAACCAGGCAATGTATTAGTTAGCGAATCAGTCAATTCGGCCAACCCAAACCTGAGCTACTACAGCGAAACCTTGCGCTTGGAAGAGCAAAAACTCTATCTGAGCGCCTTTCCGGCCAGCGGCACAAATCGTTGGTGGTGGCAATATTGGTATAGCCCAGGCTCCGGCCAAAGCGCTCAGCCTTTACAGATTAATTGGAATTTGGATAATGCAGCTCGCTTCGATCAGCCAGCCCGTTTGCGGTTGCGCTTGCATGGCGGCAAACTTGGCAATCGGCATCAAGCCGAAATTCGCCTGAACAATCGTTTGCTCACAACAGTCACAATGACCGGCTTTCAACTGCTTGAGCCAACGATTAACCTGCCAAGTGGCTGGCTTAGCACAACCAACCAACTCACAATTACCCCAATGAGCACCGAGCGCGAAACCAGCTTTCTCGATTGGGTTGAGCTAGAGTATCAGCGTCAAGCGCAGGCAGTCGCGGGCCAATTGCAATGGTCAAGCAGCCAAGCCAACCAAAGCATTAGCAATATCACCAGCGAAAATCCGTTGCTATTTGATGTGCAAACGCCCTTGGCTCCGCGCCGCTTGATTGGCTGGAACTTGCAGCAAGGCCAATTAAGCTGGCAAACCAGTGGCAATCGCCGCTATCTTGTGCAAAGCCAACGCCAAACACCGTTGAGCAGCGTTTGGTTTAGCCAGCCCGATTTGAGCAGCAGCCAGCAAGCCGATTATTTGCTGATTAGCTATAACCCAGCCAACTCCACGAGTTGGAGTGATGCATTGCAACCATTAATTGCTCAACGCGCCAGCCAAGGCCTCAAGCCGTTATTAATTGATGTGCAGCAGATTTACGATCAATTTGGCGACGGGCGCGTTGATCAACAGGCGATCGCCGATTTTATCAAGTATGCCTATCGCAACTGGCAAGCACCAGCGCCTAGTTTTGTGGTGTTGGTTGGCGATGGCACGGCTGATCCGCACGATTATGCTGATATTATTGGCCGACCCGTGACCAATTTTATTCCGCCCTATTTGGCTGATGTTGACCCGTGGTTGCGCGAAACTGCTGCCGACAATCGCTATGTGACAGTTGCTGGCAACGATAATTTGCCCGATTTGTTTTTGGGGCGAATTCCAGCGCGTTCGCTGAGCGATGTTGAACATGTAGTTGCGAAAATATTAAGCTACGAAGCCACGCCCGACAACGCCGATTGGCTGGACAAGCTGTTGTTTATCGCCGATGATCCAGATGTATCGGGCGATTTTCCCTGGCTTTCAAACGAGGTGGTGGAAATTTTGCCGCCAACGGTTGACGATCAACAACTCTATTACACACCCAACACCAATCTGACGAATTTTCGGGCAGAAATCGTTAATCAGATCAACGCTGGCCAATTTTTGGTGAATTATGTTGGCCATGCGGGCATCGATGTCTGGGCTGATCCGACGATTTTCAATCAGCAATCGATAGCAAGTTTAAGCAATAGCGCCTTGCCGTTGATGCTCTCACTGAGTTGCTACGCTGGTCATTATCAACAAAACGACCTTGAATCGTTGGCCGAAATGCTGGTGTTGAAGCCTGAGCATGGAGCAGTTGGCATGTGGGCGGCCAGTGGTTTAGGCATCGCCCATGGTCATGATTATCTGAATCGTGGGTTTGTAAACTCCATAATCAACGATGGTTGGCGTTTGGTTGGCCCAGCAACAATTCAAGGCAAGCTTGATTTAGCAGCGGCTAATATCTCGCCCGATTTGCTCGACACCTTTACTTTTTTTGGTGATCCGGCGCTGCGTTTGCCCTTACCGACCAGCAATACTTGGCAACCACAGGCCGATTATTACGAAGTTTTGCAATATTCGCAGGCCAATCGGCTAACCCCATTAGCGAATGATCAAGCCAATTTTAGCCAAATTATCAGCCTTGAACAACCACAGCATGGCCAGGTTTGGCTCGATGCAGATCAACGCAGCGTTCGCTACACGCCTGATCCCGTTTATAATGGGCTTGATTCATTTCGCTATCAGGTGCGCAATTTAAGCTTGAATCAAACCCTAAGTGCAACAGTGACGATTAGCGTAACCGCGATTGCGCCGCAGCTCTACCTACCATTAGCCATCGCAGATTATTAA
- the rpmI gene encoding 50S ribosomal protein L35, whose protein sequence is MPKMKTNKQAKRRFKITGTGKIMRTKGGKSHFRRRKSTRVKQALDKMFPVSASDVKRLQRSLPYGLK, encoded by the coding sequence ATGCCGAAGATGAAGACCAACAAGCAGGCTAAACGCCGCTTTAAAATCACTGGCACCGGTAAGATTATGCGCACCAAGGGTGGCAAAAGCCACTTCCGCCGCCGCAAATCAACCCGCGTCAAGCAGGCTCTCGATAAGATGTTCCCAGTGAGTGCATCAGACGTGAAGCGTCTGCAACGCTCATTGCCTTACGGCCTGAAGTAG
- a CDS encoding alpha/beta fold hydrolase — MRYLYCHGFASGPNSQKASWFAQQFAALGHELIIPDLNRPSFEYLTISAQIAYLQQLIGISDEPWCVLGSSLGGLVALHAAATIPQIERLILLAPALYFAQNRRLMMGATTINQWQTAGWLEFYNYHNQAMRRVHYGLIEDAESYNSDTFSRSMPILIVHGTEDASVSHTQSQRFAQSREYVRLHTPRWDHGMLGHVAELWALIEQQFA; from the coding sequence ATGCGCTATCTCTATTGCCATGGTTTTGCTTCGGGGCCAAACTCGCAAAAGGCCAGCTGGTTTGCCCAGCAATTTGCGGCCTTGGGCCACGAATTAATCATCCCCGATTTGAATCGGCCATCGTTTGAATACTTAACCATCAGTGCTCAAATTGCCTATTTGCAACAATTAATTGGTATTTCAGATGAGCCTTGGTGTGTGCTTGGTTCGAGTTTGGGCGGCTTGGTGGCATTGCATGCCGCCGCAACTATTCCGCAAATCGAACGCTTGATTTTATTGGCTCCGGCGCTCTATTTTGCCCAAAATCGGCGGTTAATGATGGGTGCGACAACTATCAACCAATGGCAAACCGCGGGCTGGCTGGAATTTTATAACTATCACAATCAGGCTATGCGAAGAGTGCATTATGGCTTAATTGAAGATGCTGAAAGCTATAATAGCGATACGTTTTCGCGTAGCATGCCGATTTTGATTGTGCATGGCACTGAAGATGCGAGCGTGAGCCACACCCAAAGCCAGCGGTTTGCTCAGTCGCGTGAGTATGTGCGCTTGCATACGCCCCGTTGGGATCACGGTATGCTTGGGCATGTGGCCGAGTTGTGGGCATTAATTGAGCAGCAGTTTGCATGA